The genomic interval GCGCCCGCGGTCACGCGGTGGCCAACGTCGCGGTGAGCACGGCGGCCGGCCTGGGCGCCGCCTTCGCGGGGGCGACGCTGGCCGGGGCGATGTGGACGTAGGACCCGAAGGCGCGGGTGCCGTGGCGGTCAGCGACCGGCCGTGCGCAGGGGCTCGCCCACCTGTCGCAGATGGCGCAGCGCCGTGCGGTGCGAGTCCAGCAGGCCCGTCCGGCAGTACGGGATGCCCAGCTCGGCGCAGTACCGCTCGGTGATGACCTGGGCCCTCGCGAGCGCCGGCGTCGGCATGCTGGGGAAGAGGTGGTGCTCGATCTGGTAGTTGAGGCCGCCCATGAACACGTCGGTCAGCGCACCGCCGTCGACGTTGCGGGAGGTCAGCACCTGGCGGCGCAGGAAGTCCAGCTCGGTCCCCTCCTCGATCATCGGCATGCCCTTGTGGTTCGGCGCGAACACGGAACCGAGGTAGAGACCGAACAGCCCCTGGTGGACGGCGACGAACGCGAGCGCCTTGCCGGGGGAGAGAACCGTGAACAGACCGCCGAAATACACGGCGAAATGCGCGACCAGCAGCGTGCCCTCCAGCACGGGCCGTTTCATCGACGGACTCCGCAGTGCCTTGAAACTGCTGAAACTCAGATTCAGGCCCTCGAGGGTCAGCAGCGGAAAGAAGAGGACCGCCTGGTGTTTCCCGATGAACCGGGCCGGACCCTTGGCCTGCCGAGCCTGACGGCGTGACCACACGATGATGTCGGGCGCGACGTCCGGGTCCTTGTTCTCGTGATTGGGATGCGCGTGGTGGCGCGTGTGCTTGTTCATCCACCAGCCGTAGCTCATGCCGAGCAGCACGTCGGCCACCACCAGGCCGCCGATCTCGCTGGGGCGCCGACGGGAGAACACCTGGCGGTGCGCCAGGTCGTGCGCGGCCAGCCCGAGCTGCCCGAACACCACCGCCAGCACGGCGGCGACGCACAGCTGCCCCCAGCTGTCGCCCAGGATCAAGAACGCGGCGACACTCCCGGCGAGCGCCAGACCGACGGCGGTGAAACGCACCGTGTAATACAGCGGACGGCGGCGGAGCAGTCCCGCCTCCGCCATGCGCCGGGACAGCTCGGAGAAATCACTCCCTCTCCCGGTGCTTTTCTCCCGCTCTCTTTTCCATCCGTTCCCCTGGTGTTCCGTCCGCTGTTCTCCCTCACCCGGGGAATGGTTGCCGGTCAGTACCGTCGAATGGGCCATGCGTTTGAGTATGGGCGTGGTCCACGGTGCGAAGAAGGGCGCTGGCACCCGCATGCGGAAGGACGGTCGCCCCCCGGGAAAGAGGGGTGTCACCCCCAGGGCGGGGGTGTGGCCGGCACCACCTCGGCACCGCCCTCGCTTGACAGTGCGCGCGGCCGGCCCGCACGATCGTCCCGTGAACCTGTCAGACAGCCAGACAGGTGGTGCGGCACCACGGCGCGTCAGCGCGACGGAGGCGGTGCTCGCCCACCTCCGCGACGCCATCGAGCGCGGTGAATACGCCATCGGCGACAAGCTCCCCTCCGAGGCCGAGCTGTGCCGCGGCCTCCAGGTGTCCCGCCCGGTGCTGCGCGAGGCGCTGCGGGCGCTGCAGACCATGGGCCTGACTGTGTCCCGCACCGGCAGGGGCACCTTCGTGGTCGCCGACGCCGTGCAGGACCCCACCTTCGGCGACTACACGGCCGGACACCTCATGGAGGTGCGCCGGCACGTGGAGATCCCGGTCGCCGGCTACGCGGCCCGCCGCCGCGGCCCCGAGGACCTCGACCGGCTGCGGAGCCTGCTGGAGCGGATGGAGCGGGAGACCGACACCAGCGCCTGGGCGGCCATGGACACCCTCTTCCACCTCACCGTGGCCGAGGCCGCCCAGAACCCGGTGTTCCGGCGGGTCATCGAGGAGATCCGGGACGCCCTGGCCCGCCAGTC from Streptomyces sp. DH-12 carries:
- a CDS encoding acyl-CoA desaturase — translated: MTGNHSPGEGEQRTEHQGNGWKREREKSTGRGSDFSELSRRMAEAGLLRRRPLYYTVRFTAVGLALAGSVAAFLILGDSWGQLCVAAVLAVVFGQLGLAAHDLAHRQVFSRRRPSEIGGLVVADVLLGMSYGWWMNKHTRHHAHPNHENKDPDVAPDIIVWSRRQARQAKGPARFIGKHQAVLFFPLLTLEGLNLSFSSFKALRSPSMKRPVLEGTLLVAHFAVYFGGLFTVLSPGKALAFVAVHQGLFGLYLGSVFAPNHKGMPMIEEGTELDFLRRQVLTSRNVDGGALTDVFMGGLNYQIEHHLFPSMPTPALARAQVITERYCAELGIPYCRTGLLDSHRTALRHLRQVGEPLRTAGR
- a CDS encoding FadR/GntR family transcriptional regulator → MNLSDSQTGGAAPRRVSATEAVLAHLRDAIERGEYAIGDKLPSEAELCRGLQVSRPVLREALRALQTMGLTVSRTGRGTFVVADAVQDPTFGDYTAGHLMEVRRHVEIPVAGYAARRRGPEDLDRLRSLLERMERETDTSAWAAMDTLFHLTVAEAAQNPVFRRVIEEIRDALARQSAFLNELGGRRAHSDREHRAVVEALARGSEQDAVRAMTHHLDRVETTLTDIVRSARTPGPRTTPAPARPDNPQAV